One genomic region from Tachysurus fulvidraco isolate hzauxx_2018 chromosome 14, HZAU_PFXX_2.0, whole genome shotgun sequence encodes:
- the pla2g1b gene encoding phospholipase A2, translated as MHLSWILLMTTVCVVCGEFQPRALWQFGKMITCVQPNVNPFIYNNYGCYCGFSGSGSPKDQIDQCCLIHDKCYENARKHPDCPGVANLPYVKVYNFSCSDKTITCSASNDKCQAKVCECDQVAANCFFQHNHTYNPNNKNLPSEECKN; from the exons ATGCATCTGTCCTGGATTCTTCTGATGaccacag tgtgtgtggtgtgtggcgAGTTTCAGCCTCGTGCACTCTGGCAGTTCGGTAAAATGATCACGTGCGTGCAGCCGAACGTGAATCCGTTCATTTACAACAACTACGGCTGTTACTGTGGATTTTCTGGATCCGGATCTCCTAAAGACCAAATCGATCA GTGCTGTCTGATACACGATAAGTGTTACGAGAACGCTCGGAAACATCCAGATTGTCCCGGTGTAGCCAACCTGCCGTACGTCAAAGTGTACAACTTCAGCTGCTCTGATAAAACCATCACCTGTTCAG cATCCAATGATAAATGCCAGGccaaagtgtgtgagtgtgatcaAGTCGCTGCAAACTGCTTCTTTCAGCATAATCACACTTACAACCCCAACAACAAAAACCTCCCGAGTGAAGAGTGCAAGAACTGA